In Strigops habroptila isolate Jane chromosome 6, bStrHab1.2.pri, whole genome shotgun sequence, a single genomic region encodes these proteins:
- the LOC115609804 gene encoding cysteine-rich venom protein piscivorin-like isoform X2 gives MILPVVFLCLTAVVPLSTGEEPEDFDALSTNRTDQQNLIVDTHNTLRRGVKPTASNMLKMEWYAPAAKNAQNWANQCTLSHSPANMRRTSVQCGENLFMSSGPFSWSDVIQSWYNEEEDFEYGTGAKTQGAVIGHYTQVVWYNSYQIGCAVAFCPNRTYKYFYVCQYCPMGNLISSIQTPYKNGEPCGDCPDACDDGLCTKL, from the exons ATGATTCTGCCAGTGGTGTTCCTGTGTCTCACAGCTGTGGTGCCTCTGTCCACTGGAGAG GAACCCGAAGATTTCGATGCTCTGTCAACTAACAGAACAGATCAACAAAACCTTATTGTTGACACACATAATACCCTCAGGAGAGGAGTAAAACCAACTGCCAGCAACATGTTGAAGATG GAATGGTATGCTCCGGCTGCAAAGAATGCCCAAAACTGGGCCAATCAATGTACTTTAAGTCACAGTCCTGCTAACATGAGAAGAACCA GTGTACAGTGCGGGGAAAATCTCTTCATGTCGTCTGGCCCTTTCTCATGGTCAGATGTTATTCAGTCCTGGTACAATGAGGAGGAAGATTTTGAATACGGAACTGGAGCAAAAACACAAGGTGCTGTGATTGGCCATTACACTCAG GTGGTTTGGTACAATTCTTATCAAATTGGATGTGCTGTCGCTTTCTGTCCCAACAGGACATACAAATACTTTTATGTCTGCCAGTACTGCCCCAT GGGGAATCTAATAAGTTCAATTCAGACACCCTACAAAAACGGAGAACCCTGTGGTGATTGCCCTGATGCTTGTGATGATGGATTATGCA CCAAGCTTTGA
- the LOC115609804 gene encoding cysteine-rich venom protein TEL1-like isoform X1, whose amino-acid sequence MLKHHLSVADPCTQMELQERMILPVVFLCLTAVVPLSTGEEPEDFDALSTNRTDQQNLIVDTHNTLRRGVKPTASNMLKMEWYAPAAKNAQNWANQCTLSHSPANMRRTSVQCGENLFMSSGPFSWSDVIQSWYNEEEDFEYGTGAKTQGAVIGHYTQVVWYNSYQIGCAVAFCPNRTYKYFYVCQYCPMGNLISSIQTPYKNGEPCGDCPDACDDGLCTKL is encoded by the exons GGATGATTCTGCCAGTGGTGTTCCTGTGTCTCACAGCTGTGGTGCCTCTGTCCACTGGAGAG GAACCCGAAGATTTCGATGCTCTGTCAACTAACAGAACAGATCAACAAAACCTTATTGTTGACACACATAATACCCTCAGGAGAGGAGTAAAACCAACTGCCAGCAACATGTTGAAGATG GAATGGTATGCTCCGGCTGCAAAGAATGCCCAAAACTGGGCCAATCAATGTACTTTAAGTCACAGTCCTGCTAACATGAGAAGAACCA GTGTACAGTGCGGGGAAAATCTCTTCATGTCGTCTGGCCCTTTCTCATGGTCAGATGTTATTCAGTCCTGGTACAATGAGGAGGAAGATTTTGAATACGGAACTGGAGCAAAAACACAAGGTGCTGTGATTGGCCATTACACTCAG GTGGTTTGGTACAATTCTTATCAAATTGGATGTGCTGTCGCTTTCTGTCCCAACAGGACATACAAATACTTTTATGTCTGCCAGTACTGCCCCAT GGGGAATCTAATAAGTTCAATTCAGACACCCTACAAAAACGGAGAACCCTGTGGTGATTGCCCTGATGCTTGTGATGATGGATTATGCA CCAAGCTTTGA